In one window of Leptospira sp. WS92.C1 DNA:
- the ilvD gene encoding dihydroxy-acid dehydratase → MSDNLKKRSSMTTDGDNRAPNRAMLRAVGFTNEDFHKPMIGIASTWSEVTPCNIHINKLAEKVKEGVRVAGGMPQIYGTITVSDGITMGHEGMHFSLPSREVIADSIEIVSNAMRHDGVIAIGGCDKNMPGCLMALCRVNVPSIFVYGGTIMPGHCDGQDVDIVSIFEAVGKFNAGKITREEFIRVEENACPGAGSCGGMYTANTMSSAIEALGMSLPGSASMPAVSSRKSDDCFEAGKALIHLIKNDITPKKILTKKAFENAITVVLVLGGSTNAVLHLIAIAKEIGVDLKLEDFDRISKKTPHLADLKPGGKFAMTDLDKVGGVHGVMKYLLKEGMLHGDCLTVTGKTIAENLKDMPDLVENQVIVRKRSEPLHPSGPLVILKGNLAPDGAVAKISGLKKISITGPAKVFESEDDCFNAIMNDQIKPGDVIIIRYEGPKGGPGMREMLAVTSALVGKGLGEDVGLMTDGRFSGGTHGLVVGHISPEAFEGGPIAIVQSGDMVTIDSVNNLLQVEIPQEEIDKRLKSWKPMEPRYKSGVLAKYAKLVQSATNGAITNLL, encoded by the coding sequence ATGAGCGATAACCTAAAAAAAAGAAGTTCGATGACCACTGACGGGGACAACAGAGCCCCCAACCGCGCCATGCTTCGTGCGGTAGGATTTACAAACGAAGACTTTCACAAACCGATGATCGGGATTGCGTCCACATGGAGCGAAGTCACACCTTGCAATATTCATATCAATAAGCTCGCCGAAAAAGTCAAAGAAGGGGTCCGTGTTGCGGGTGGAATGCCGCAGATATACGGAACCATCACCGTGTCCGATGGGATCACTATGGGTCACGAAGGAATGCACTTTTCACTGCCCTCCAGGGAAGTCATCGCGGATTCTATCGAAATTGTTTCCAACGCGATGAGACATGACGGTGTGATTGCGATCGGCGGTTGTGATAAAAACATGCCGGGTTGTTTGATGGCGTTGTGTAGAGTCAATGTTCCGTCCATCTTTGTTTACGGCGGAACGATTATGCCGGGTCATTGTGACGGACAGGACGTGGATATCGTTTCTATCTTTGAAGCCGTTGGAAAATTCAACGCCGGAAAAATCACAAGAGAGGAATTTATCCGGGTCGAAGAGAACGCTTGTCCCGGAGCCGGAAGTTGCGGGGGAATGTATACCGCAAATACGATGTCTTCCGCGATCGAGGCTTTGGGAATGAGTCTTCCCGGTTCTGCTTCCATGCCGGCGGTGAGTTCTAGAAAATCGGACGATTGTTTCGAGGCTGGCAAGGCTCTGATCCATCTGATCAAAAACGATATCACTCCCAAAAAAATTCTTACCAAAAAAGCGTTTGAGAATGCGATTACCGTAGTGCTCGTGTTAGGCGGTTCTACCAATGCGGTGCTTCACCTGATCGCGATTGCAAAGGAGATCGGTGTTGATTTGAAGCTGGAAGACTTTGATCGAATCAGCAAAAAAACACCTCACTTGGCGGATCTAAAGCCTGGTGGAAAGTTTGCGATGACCGATTTGGACAAGGTGGGCGGGGTTCATGGAGTAATGAAGTATCTTTTAAAAGAAGGGATGCTTCATGGCGATTGTTTGACAGTAACCGGAAAAACAATCGCAGAAAATCTAAAGGACATGCCGGACCTCGTAGAGAATCAAGTGATCGTTCGTAAAAGATCCGAACCTTTACATCCGTCCGGACCGCTTGTGATTTTAAAAGGAAATCTGGCTCCTGACGGAGCCGTTGCAAAAATTTCCGGTTTGAAAAAAATTTCCATCACAGGTCCCGCAAAGGTTTTTGAATCGGAAGACGATTGTTTTAACGCGATTATGAACGATCAAATCAAACCCGGGGACGTGATCATTATCCGTTACGAAGGACCAAAAGGTGGTCCCGGAATGAGAGAGATGCTTGCGGTTACTTCCGCACTGGTGGGAAAGGGGCTAGGAGAGGACGTAGGTCTGATGACAGACGGTCGTTTTAGCGGAGGAACCCATGGTCTTGTGGTAGGTCATATTTCTCCAGAAGCTTTTGAAGGTGGTCCGATTGCGATCGTCCAAAGCGGAGATATGGTCACAATCGATTCCGTAAACAATCTTCTTCAAGTGGAAATTCCTCAGGAAGAAATTGATAAACGACTGAAATCCTGGAAACCGATGGAGCCGAGATATAAATCGGGTGTACTTGCTAAGTATGCAAAACTCGTTCAATCGGCGACCAACGGAGCGATCACGAATCTGCTTTGA
- a CDS encoding metal-dependent hydrolase encodes MPTIMTHTAVPISIWIAFFNKTIPIRLLIFGMIFSILPDADVIAFKLGIPYENDLGHRGFSHSILFAFSLTGLSLILIRWFRVKAVVLFLFLFTSILSHGILDAMTSGGLGVGFLIPYSSERFFFALTPIRVSPIGIRNFLTARGLVVLQSEFLFVWLPLLSISFVLFLIRKVYTKNRTDPKMRKDLSE; translated from the coding sequence ATGCCCACGATCATGACTCATACCGCTGTTCCTATTTCCATCTGGATCGCTTTTTTCAACAAAACAATTCCGATCCGACTTTTAATTTTCGGAATGATCTTTTCCATTCTCCCCGATGCGGATGTGATCGCTTTTAAATTAGGAATTCCTTATGAAAATGACTTAGGGCATCGTGGTTTTAGTCATTCGATTTTATTCGCATTCTCATTGACCGGACTCAGTTTGATTCTCATCCGATGGTTTCGAGTCAAAGCGGTCGTTCTATTTTTATTTTTATTCACATCCATTCTCTCTCACGGAATCCTGGACGCGATGACAAGCGGAGGTTTGGGTGTGGGTTTTCTCATCCCCTATTCTTCCGAGCGATTTTTTTTCGCTTTGACTCCGATTCGTGTTTCTCCCATCGGTATTAGAAATTTTTTGACAGCAAGAGGACTTGTAGTTTTACAATCCGAGTTCTTATTTGTATGGCTTCCACTATTGAGTATATCATTTGTCTTGTTTTTAATCCGCAAAGTCTATACCAAAAATCGAACCGATCCTAAGATGAGAAAGGACTTGTCCGAGTAG
- a CDS encoding YciI family protein, protein MKQFIVVLRYLTPIEVVDKHVLEHREFLSKGYEQKILLASGPQEPRTGGILIARAKSRQEIENFCHQDPFYRNGIAEYQILEWNPVKYQKEFEFWL, encoded by the coding sequence ATGAAACAATTTATAGTAGTCTTACGTTATCTCACACCGATCGAAGTCGTGGACAAGCATGTATTGGAACACAGGGAATTTCTTTCCAAGGGTTACGAACAAAAGATCCTTTTGGCCTCCGGACCTCAAGAACCGAGAACCGGAGGAATTTTGATCGCGAGAGCAAAATCACGTCAGGAAATCGAAAATTTCTGTCATCAGGATCCGTTCTATCGTAACGGGATTGCGGAATATCAAATCTTAGAATGGAATCCTGTAAAATATCAGAAAGAATTCGAGTTCTGGCTCTAA
- a CDS encoding adenylate/guanylate cyclase domain-containing protein, translating into MANPIQQWTKKFKNQTMDPLSYEILKSEIVRTKILFFFFAFASTLMAVAFTFFRDFIDAETGGQGRFPYIAILGVNVFTAIYELVVNRVFNHYLKKRKTVFTIARFGNAFAEISSVTLLLWLNGGAFESPLIPLYSPAVLTYFIFIILSVLRLEFWLSAFTGFVAGAQIVLLAVYFMPLNQIKMPIYFFNSITPFFSKGILFTLAGVAAGLVGIQLRRSLISAMEAVQEKNQVVGMFGQYVSPDVVDRLLEQKNESFSEFKHVCVMFLDIRNFTRFSEKRSPEEVIDYLNYIFSHLIDIVNINNGMINKFLGDGFMAVFGAPISDAGNDVKNAVNASLALLKQIEQLNLEGKIPETQIGIGLHCGEAMTGNVGSEVRKEYTIIGDVVNLASRVEQLNKEFGTKFLVTEAVYSNVKDSIPGRHLSFIQVKGREEPVDVYELGKV; encoded by the coding sequence ATGGCGAATCCAATTCAACAATGGACCAAAAAATTTAAGAACCAGACTATGGATCCTCTTTCTTATGAAATTCTAAAAAGCGAAATCGTTCGAACAAAAATTCTGTTCTTCTTCTTTGCCTTTGCATCTACTTTGATGGCGGTTGCTTTTACATTCTTTCGCGATTTTATCGATGCAGAAACCGGAGGACAAGGACGTTTTCCTTACATCGCCATCCTTGGAGTCAATGTTTTCACTGCGATTTATGAACTTGTGGTCAATCGTGTATTCAACCACTATCTCAAAAAAAGAAAAACGGTTTTTACCATCGCAAGATTTGGAAACGCGTTCGCGGAAATTTCTTCCGTAACCCTTCTTCTTTGGTTGAACGGCGGCGCATTTGAATCCCCTTTGATTCCTCTTTATTCTCCCGCTGTTCTGACATATTTTATCTTTATCATTCTTTCGGTACTTCGTCTTGAGTTTTGGTTGAGCGCGTTTACCGGGTTTGTCGCAGGCGCTCAGATTGTATTGTTAGCGGTTTATTTTATGCCTTTGAACCAAATCAAGATGCCGATCTACTTTTTTAATTCGATTACGCCTTTTTTTTCCAAAGGAATTTTGTTTACCCTAGCGGGGGTGGCCGCAGGACTTGTTGGAATTCAACTCAGGCGCTCCTTGATTTCGGCGATGGAAGCGGTTCAGGAAAAAAATCAAGTTGTGGGGATGTTCGGACAATATGTTTCTCCTGATGTGGTCGACCGTTTGCTCGAACAAAAAAACGAAAGTTTTTCAGAATTCAAACATGTCTGTGTGATGTTTCTGGATATTCGAAACTTCACTCGATTTTCAGAAAAACGCTCTCCGGAGGAGGTGATCGATTATCTGAATTATATCTTTTCACACCTCATCGATATCGTGAATATAAACAATGGAATGATCAATAAATTTCTGGGAGACGGTTTTATGGCTGTTTTTGGAGCTCCGATTTCCGACGCTGGAAACGATGTTAAAAATGCAGTAAACGCTTCTCTGGCGTTATTAAAACAAATCGAACAGCTCAATCTGGAAGGAAAAATCCCGGAAACACAGATCGGAATCGGACTTCATTGCGGAGAAGCAATGACGGGTAACGTAGGCTCGGAAGTGAGAAAGGAATACACGATTATCGGAGACGTTGTCAATCTTGCTTCTCGCGTAGAGCAGTTAAACAAGGAATTTGGAACCAAGTTTTTAGTGACGGAAGCGGTCTACAGCAATGTAAAGGATTCGATTCCCGGAAGACACCTTTCTTTCATCCAAGTCAAAGGTAGAGAAGAACCCGTGGATGTCTACGAATTGGGAAAGGTTTAG
- a CDS encoding glycosyltransferase family 2 protein: MNLIPVSVVIPTFNRENQVCSAIESVLKQTVLPMEILIVDDGSTDSTISLIRNRFKDFLDQIRIFSLEHGGVSRARNFGVERSVFDWIAFLDSDDLWLPDKLKVQWKVLQEQKDIEILQSQEIWIRNGKRINPPAHLQKSNGWIFDRSLEMCSITPSSVLLKKDLYVSAGKMDEELPACEDYDLWLRITATHPVTLLDELLLVRYGGHDDQLSFQHPVMDRFRIYSILKILSSDLLNENQRNSSKRILFIKWNLLKQGKIKRNIWKNELDLDLEIVLHEGLNSKSGKHLKDFLLQDADWTRI; the protein is encoded by the coding sequence ATGAATTTGATTCCCGTATCCGTTGTCATTCCCACATTCAATCGGGAAAATCAGGTTTGTAGCGCGATTGAGAGCGTTCTCAAACAGACCGTTTTGCCGATGGAAATCCTCATCGTCGACGACGGATCTACGGATTCCACGATTTCGCTGATTCGGAACCGTTTCAAAGACTTTCTGGATCAAATTAGAATTTTTTCCTTAGAGCATGGAGGAGTCAGTCGTGCTCGAAATTTTGGAGTAGAGAGATCCGTTTTTGATTGGATCGCTTTTTTGGATTCGGATGATTTGTGGCTTCCGGATAAATTGAAAGTTCAATGGAAGGTTCTTCAAGAACAAAAAGACATTGAAATTTTACAATCCCAAGAAATTTGGATCCGAAACGGTAAGAGAATCAATCCTCCCGCACATCTTCAAAAGAGCAACGGATGGATTTTTGATCGGAGTTTGGAAATGTGTAGCATTACTCCTTCTTCGGTTCTTCTTAAAAAGGATTTATACGTATCTGCAGGGAAAATGGACGAGGAACTTCCTGCATGCGAAGACTATGATCTATGGTTGCGAATTACAGCAACTCATCCGGTAACTCTTTTGGACGAACTTTTACTTGTTCGCTACGGAGGACATGACGATCAACTTTCCTTTCAACATCCGGTCATGGATCGTTTTCGAATTTACTCCATTCTAAAAATATTAAGTTCCGATTTATTAAATGAGAATCAGAGAAATTCTTCCAAAAGGATTTTGTTTATAAAATGGAATCTTTTAAAACAAGGAAAAATTAAAAGAAACATCTGGAAAAACGAATTGGATCTTGATTTGGAAATTGTTTTACATGAAGGTTTGAATTCTAAATCAGGAAAACATCTCAAAGATTTCTTACTGCAAGACGCGGACTGGACTCGGATTTAA